The following coding sequences lie in one Salvelinus namaycush isolate Seneca unplaced genomic scaffold, SaNama_1.0 Scaffold87, whole genome shotgun sequence genomic window:
- the LOC120043101 gene encoding uncharacterized protein LOC120043101: MDITNWVMESTSTVVIPALDLTMQIELSDSSSSSGSGSNEAREVTSLGRSVRFSFSGGPSRRTSSRTTCSTRTPTPFPSSHRSMTSLLSEDEERYVSSPEGGDREMRHRPHSAPLRSVFGISEDSVFNMVQSGQSQSDIVLSSSWSRREKYRPVKIPTDTRFMMGIVELVMNLLNSRLAELMRSLSQGTLGPLSGSYSASQQFAQEMLSMVSAKMYSHAIEHIAHGHKSPLELERDLEAILGPLAGQVIVIIIDSIFKAKANGGNKG; encoded by the exons ATGGATATCACAAATTGGGTGATGGAGTCTACATCCACTGTGGTTATTCCCGCCCTTGACCTCACCATGCAGATAGAGCTCTCTGATTCGTCAAGCTCTTCTGGATCAGGAAGTAATGAGGCAAGAGAAGTGACTTCTCTTGGCCGCAGCGTCAGATTCAGCTTTAGTGGAGGACCCAGTAGGCGCACCAGTTCTAGAACCACTTGCAGCACACGAACTCccacccctttcccctcctctcatag GTCCATGACTTCCTTGCTGAGTGAGGATGAAGAGCGATATGTCTCCTCACCTGAGGGTGGTGATAGAGAGATGAGACACAGACCCCACTCAGCACCACTGAGATCTGTGTTTGGAATCTCTGAGGATTCTGTCTTCAACATGGTCCAGAGCGGCCAGTCGCAGAGTGACATCGTACTGTCGTCCAGTTGGAGTAGACGGGAGAAATACAGACCTGTCAAAATACCAACGGACACCAGGTTTATGATGGGTATTGTAGAGTTGGTTATGAACCTTCTCAACTCCAGATTGGCTGAGCTAATGCGAAGTCTCAGTCAGGGAACTCTAGGTCCGCTGTCTGGTAGTTACTCAGCAAGTCAGCAGTTTGCCCAAGAGATGCTAAGCATGGTGTCTGCTAAGATGTATTCCCATGCCATAGAGCATATTGCGCATGGCCACAAGTCTCCCCTTGAGTTAGAGAGGGACCTTGAGGCCATATTGGGTCCTCTGGCTGGACAGGTTATAGTCATCATCATAGATAGCATCTTCAAGGCTAAAGCCAACGGAGGAAACAAGGGGTGA
- the LOC120043111 gene encoding uncharacterized protein LOC120043111 codes for MSVVSDTSLKRASPLHGSGLSESCEPLVALQDGTVAVSQEGFSKTAKKTLSLILNVIKCRLANSESSSVGKNASEECLIATNMLDSLLESLDLLPDMSAADEITRTECHTSNAMDKTGSQSALVSQQEMNISDTGIIVKTIMDTLKADDPELTSAEENLDRLLSIEALQDASGNLIAKVHGLIQEITISRQLQSMTGHRSLSQPALPKPALRKLSKDDASELVYSFAHTSVSRLLGQCLGRPMPPTADRVLDQVIKLMTNMVMDSLTDLSKSAMEGDTSNAASDITHGVVADLNATEEFPARGLSPADVKADGMARLPSARGEKTKKNRKWRFLPKIGKIPKIRMKLFKTKGEPKSHPEQDALPTKRLRETHISQNAECEVPEVPSTSPPKEDLTTTLAPAPQECQSRKRPLLVRVLRAISRAVSKPFRGAFGKKN; via the exons ATGTCAGTTGTGAGCGACACCAGTTTGAAGAGAGCCTCTCCTCTCCATGGTAGTGGATTGAGTGAAAGTTGTGAACCTCTTGTGGCTCTACAAGACGGAACAGTGGCAGTCAGCCAAGAAGGCTTTAGCAAAACTGCAAAGAAGACGCTCAGCTTGATCCTAAATGTGATCAAGTGCAGATTGGCCAACTCTGAGAGTTCATCTGTTGGTAAGAATGCAAGTGAGGAGTGTCTGATAGCCACTAACATGTTAGACTCTCTACTGGAGAGCCTTGACCTGTTGCCTGACATGAGCGCTGCCGATGAGATCACAAGGACAGAATGCCATACCTCTAACGCAATGGACAAGACAGGTTCACAGTCAGCGCTTGTGAGCCAACAAGAAATGAACATATCTGACACCGGTATCATAGTGAAAACTATAATGGACACATTGAAGGCAGATGACCCAGAATTGACTTCAGCAGAAGAAAATCTGGATAGGCTTCTGTCAATTGAAGCCCTTCAAGATGCGTCTGGCAACCTGATCGCAAAGGTCCATGGTCTCATTCAGGAGATAACCATAAGCCGCCAGCTTCAATCCATGACTGGCCACAGAAGCCTCTCTCAACCAGCGCTGCCAAAGCCAGCACTGAGGAAGCTGTCAAAGGACGATGCGTCAGAGCTCGTTTACAGCTTTGCCCACACTTCTGTTAGCAGACTCCTGGGGCAGTGTTTGGGTAGGCCTATGCCACCCACTGCTGACAGGGTTTTGGATCAGGTCATCAAGTTGATGACAAACATGGTGATGGACAGCCTGACTGATCTGTCCAAGTCTGCAATGGAGGGTG ACACCAGCAATGCCGCAAGTGACATCACTCATGGCGTTGTGGCTGACCTTAATGCTACTGAGGAATTCCCTGCCAGGGGCCTTAGCCCGGCTGATGTAAAGGCTGACGGCATGGCCCGCCTTCCCTCTGCCAGAGGGGAAAAGACTAAGAAGAACAGGAAGTGGCGCTTCCTACCCAAAATTGGCAAGATTCCAAAGATCAGGATGAAG CTGTTCAAGACAAAAGGGGAACCGAAGAGCCACCCTGAACAGGATGCGCTGCCTACCAAACGTCTCAGAGAGACTCATATTTCACAGA ATGCTGAGTGTGAGGTTCCAGAGGTTCCATCCACTTCCCCacccaaggaggacctgacaaccACACTGGCCCCTGCTCCCCAGGAGTGCCAGTCCCGTAAACGCCCTCTCTTAGTCAGGGTGTTACGAGCTATCTCCAGAGCCGTCTCCAAACCATTCAGAGGAGCTTTTGGGAAGAAGAATTAG